A single region of the Streptomyces virginiae genome encodes:
- a CDS encoding ROK family protein has translation MAGDSRAAANATTVLRTVLDHGPVARSAIAPLSGLSPAAVSRQTTGLLRGGLLRELPGPGGGVGRPRIPLDLHTGAVGGPVAAGLHIGVPHSTFSLVDLRGQLLARRAFPHQGRPTEGLSAEIAAELRRFLDAYDSGRPLLGVGVALGGWVDPDQGIVVRHPALEWSRKPLAAELSAALGLPVRVDNHARAVARAEILFGRPEARRSLVHLFIGRVVDAAFGIEGTVHQGPGAAAGDVAHLPVPRSQAPCACGRTGCLEATASDTALGAEAVRRGIVPDPSVNLLVDAAATGDPRADRLLRERARAVGRAAALLLDVFNPAVMVVTELASVLDEGYLEEIRDAAMELSHVCDDPERIVVPHAGPAVLPEAAATVLLSRVFQDPFGMAREGEITPTGMVPPEHAPLHSSHDGPA, from the coding sequence ATGGCCGGTGACAGCCGGGCCGCCGCCAATGCCACCACCGTGCTGCGGACGGTGCTCGACCACGGCCCGGTCGCGCGCAGCGCGATCGCCCCGCTGAGCGGGCTCAGTCCCGCCGCCGTGTCCCGGCAGACCACCGGGCTGCTCCGCGGCGGGCTGCTGCGCGAGCTGCCCGGGCCCGGTGGCGGGGTGGGGCGACCGCGGATCCCGCTGGACCTGCACACCGGGGCCGTCGGCGGGCCGGTCGCCGCCGGGCTGCACATCGGCGTGCCGCATTCGACCTTCAGCCTCGTCGACCTGCGCGGACAGCTGCTCGCCCGCCGTGCCTTCCCGCACCAGGGGCGCCCGACGGAGGGACTGTCCGCCGAGATCGCCGCCGAACTGCGCCGCTTCCTCGACGCCTACGACTCCGGGCGGCCGCTCCTCGGGGTCGGCGTGGCCCTGGGCGGTTGGGTCGACCCGGACCAGGGGATCGTCGTACGCCACCCCGCGTTGGAATGGAGCCGCAAGCCGCTCGCCGCCGAGCTGTCCGCCGCGCTCGGGCTGCCGGTGCGGGTCGACAACCACGCCCGGGCCGTCGCGCGGGCCGAGATCCTCTTCGGCCGGCCCGAGGCCCGCCGGAGCCTGGTGCACCTGTTCATCGGTCGGGTCGTCGACGCCGCCTTCGGGATCGAGGGGACCGTGCACCAGGGGCCGGGCGCGGCGGCCGGTGACGTGGCCCATCTGCCGGTGCCGCGCTCGCAGGCCCCGTGCGCGTGCGGACGTACCGGCTGCCTGGAGGCGACCGCGTCCGACACCGCGCTCGGCGCCGAGGCCGTGCGTCGGGGCATCGTTCCGGACCCTTCGGTGAACCTGCTGGTGGACGCGGCCGCCACCGGTGATCCGCGTGCCGACCGGCTGCTGCGCGAGCGTGCCCGCGCGGTGGGCCGCGCGGCGGCTCTTCTGTTGGATGTCTTCAATCCGGCGGTCATGGTCGTGACCGAGCTGGCGAGCGTCCTCGACGAGGGTTATCTGGAGGAGATCCGGGACGCCGCGATGGAGCTCTCGCACGTCTGCGATGATCCCGAGCGCATCGTGGTACCGCACGCGGGACCTGCCGTACTTCCGGAGGCGGCCGCAACCGTGCTGCTCAGCCGGGTGTTCCAGGACCCCTTCGGCATGGCCCGAGAGGGCGAGATCACACCCACCGGTATGGTGCCACCTGAGCACGCTCCCCTACATTCGAGCCATGACGGTCCTGCCTGA
- a CDS encoding TauD/TfdA dioxygenase family protein, translating to MATATTTAITVTKIGGRIGAEIGGVRLGGDLPDGTVAEIRAALLAHKVVFFRGQDHLDEAGHEAFAQLLGAPVAHPTVPSADGRYALGIDSHHGARANQWHTDVTFVPAYPAFSILRAVTIPPYGGDTLWANTATAYSNLPAPLRTLADSLRAVHSNEYDYAALKPDALPEALAQYREVFTSTKFLTEHPVVRVHPETGERTLLLGNFVQRINGLTGRDSRALQDLFQSHIESPENTVRRQWRAGDVAIWDNRATQHYGVDDSDDHERTLRRVTVDGDIPVGPDGEPSRLISPEAVPDPAFGIASGASTTA from the coding sequence ATGGCCACTGCCACCACCACCGCCATCACCGTCACCAAGATCGGCGGCCGCATCGGAGCCGAGATCGGCGGCGTACGCCTCGGCGGCGACCTGCCCGACGGCACCGTCGCCGAGATCCGGGCGGCCCTCCTCGCCCACAAGGTCGTCTTCTTCCGCGGCCAGGACCACCTCGACGAGGCCGGTCACGAGGCCTTCGCCCAGCTGCTCGGCGCCCCCGTCGCGCACCCCACCGTCCCCTCCGCGGACGGTCGTTACGCCCTCGGCATCGACTCCCACCACGGCGCCCGCGCCAACCAATGGCACACCGACGTCACCTTCGTCCCCGCCTACCCCGCCTTCTCCATCCTCCGCGCCGTCACCATCCCCCCGTACGGCGGCGACACCCTCTGGGCCAACACCGCCACCGCCTACAGCAACCTCCCCGCACCGCTGCGCACCCTCGCCGACAGCCTGCGCGCCGTCCACTCCAACGAGTACGACTACGCCGCCCTCAAGCCCGACGCACTGCCCGAGGCCCTGGCCCAGTACCGCGAGGTGTTCACCTCCACCAAGTTCCTCACCGAGCACCCGGTGGTCCGCGTCCACCCCGAGACCGGCGAGCGCACCCTGCTCCTCGGCAACTTCGTCCAGCGGATCAACGGCCTGACCGGCCGGGACTCCCGCGCCCTCCAGGACCTCTTCCAGTCGCACATCGAGAGCCCCGAGAACACCGTCCGCCGGCAGTGGCGGGCCGGCGACGTCGCGATCTGGGACAACCGCGCCACCCAGCACTACGGAGTGGACGACTCCGACGACCACGAGCGGACCCTGCGCCGGGTCACCGTCGACGGCGACATCCCGGTCGGCCCCGACGGCGAGCCCTCCCGCCTGATCAGCCCGGAGGCCGTCCCGGACCCGGCCTTCGGCATCGCCTCGGGCGCCTCCACCACCGCCTGA
- the ssuE gene encoding NADPH-dependent FMN reductase — MPNLLAITGSPSAHSRTAVVADHVVRRLSHSGFETAHLSVRELPAADLLAARRGEPEIRRALEAVAEADGLVIATPVYKASYTGLLKAFLDLLPQDGLDGKTVLPLATGGSLAHVLTIDYALRPVLAALGARHVTAGRFVLDSSVERGSGPDRLRPEAELDLYQAVDEFAAALRAAPAAAVTAALTTTP, encoded by the coding sequence GTGCCCAATCTGCTCGCCATCACCGGCAGCCCCTCCGCCCACTCCCGTACCGCCGTCGTCGCCGACCACGTGGTGCGCCGGCTGTCCCACTCCGGCTTCGAGACCGCGCACCTGTCCGTGCGCGAGCTCCCCGCCGCCGACCTCCTCGCCGCCCGCCGCGGCGAACCCGAGATCCGCCGGGCGCTCGAAGCCGTCGCCGAGGCCGACGGCCTGGTCATCGCGACCCCGGTCTACAAGGCCTCGTACACCGGACTGCTCAAGGCTTTCCTCGACCTGCTCCCGCAGGACGGCCTCGACGGCAAGACCGTCCTGCCGCTCGCCACCGGCGGCAGCCTCGCCCACGTCCTGACCATCGACTACGCCCTGCGCCCGGTGCTCGCCGCCCTCGGCGCCCGGCACGTCACCGCCGGCCGGTTCGTCCTGGACTCGTCCGTCGAGCGCGGATCCGGCCCCGACCGGCTGCGGCCCGAGGCCGAACTGGACCTCTACCAGGCCGTCGACGAGTTCGCCGCGGCACTGCGCGCGGCGCCCGCCGCCGCCGTCACCGCCGCCCTCACCACCACCCCGTAA
- a CDS encoding ABC transporter substrate-binding protein — MPAAFTSTTTSRRQFLALLGISAAAVSCGTATAGSGGSGAQIKTLKYQGSVGAVTLPELAADLGYLEDLKLEWVGNTISGPQDIQSAATGQTHFGGAFNGAIVKLASSKAPIKAVISYYGVDEHSYSGYYVLEDSPIRSARDLLGKKVGMNTLGAHSQAVLDIYLSRNGLAKADSSKVESLVVPPVNTDQVLRQKQIDVGVLGGILRDKAVAAGGIRPLFSDFDLLGKFSAGSYIMTERFIKQNPDTARTFVTGVAKAIEWARTTPREEVIARQTEIVKKRGRNEDTSTLQYWRSYGVAETGGRIEDKEFQLWLDWLGERGDIKQGQLKPADLYTNEFNGFGKG, encoded by the coding sequence ATGCCCGCAGCGTTCACCTCGACCACCACCTCCCGACGCCAGTTCCTCGCCCTGCTCGGCATCTCGGCGGCCGCGGTGAGCTGCGGCACGGCCACCGCGGGCAGCGGCGGTTCCGGCGCGCAGATCAAGACCCTGAAGTACCAGGGCTCGGTCGGCGCCGTCACGCTCCCCGAACTCGCCGCCGACCTCGGCTACCTGGAGGACCTCAAGCTGGAGTGGGTCGGCAACACCATCAGCGGTCCGCAGGACATCCAGTCCGCCGCCACCGGACAGACCCACTTCGGCGGAGCCTTCAACGGCGCGATCGTCAAACTCGCCTCCAGCAAGGCCCCCATCAAGGCCGTCATCTCCTACTACGGCGTCGACGAGCACTCGTACAGCGGCTACTACGTCCTGGAGGACAGCCCGATCCGCTCCGCCCGCGACCTCCTCGGCAAGAAGGTCGGCATGAACACCCTGGGCGCGCACTCCCAGGCCGTCCTCGACATCTACCTGAGCCGCAACGGCCTCGCCAAGGCCGACTCCTCCAAGGTCGAGTCGCTCGTCGTGCCGCCCGTCAACACCGACCAGGTGCTGCGCCAGAAGCAGATCGACGTGGGCGTGCTGGGCGGGATCCTGCGCGACAAGGCCGTGGCCGCCGGCGGGATCAGGCCGCTGTTCAGCGACTTCGACCTGCTCGGCAAGTTCAGCGCCGGCTCCTACATCATGACCGAGCGCTTCATCAAGCAGAACCCGGACACCGCCCGGACCTTCGTGACCGGCGTGGCCAAGGCCATCGAGTGGGCCCGCACCACCCCGCGCGAGGAGGTCATCGCCCGGCAGACCGAGATCGTCAAGAAGCGCGGCCGCAACGAGGACACCTCGACCCTCCAGTACTGGCGCTCGTACGGGGTCGCCGAGACGGGCGGCCGCATCGAGGACAAGGAGTTCCAGCTCTGGCTGGACTGGCTCGGCGAGCGCGGCGACATCAAGCAGGGACAGCTCAAGCCCGCCGACCTCTACACGAACGAGTTCAACGGCTTCGGGAAGGGCTGA